In Hemibagrus wyckioides isolate EC202008001 linkage group LG21, SWU_Hwy_1.0, whole genome shotgun sequence, the following proteins share a genomic window:
- the rem1 gene encoding GTP-binding protein REM 1 has protein sequence MTLNTQRESREVVRRASTPFPSSQHGVMRRELQHPPLAQSASYQAGDTKFHLQAHWSSDSEESDSSGYECLYRVMLLGDHGVGKSSLASIFAGIQEKDAHNCTGEDMYERTLTVDGEETTLIVMDTWEAEKQEVDEKWVQDYCMQVGNAYVLVYSITDRSSFESASELRIQLRCIRQAENIPIILVGNKSDLVRCREVAVEEGRACAVVFDCKFIETSASLNHNVQELFEGIVRQIRLRRDSKETNAHRLSVYKRKESITTKARRFLDRLVAKNNKKMALKVRSKSCHDLAVL, from the exons ATGACGCTgaacacgcagagagagagtagagaggtGGTGAGAAGAGCCAGCACTCCATTCCCCTCCTCTCAGCATGGAGTAATGCGCAGAGAACTTCAGCATCCTCCGCTGGCCCAGTCTGCCTCCTACCAGGCTGGAGATACAAAATTCCACCTGCAAGCTCACTGGTCCTCCGACTCAGAGGAGTCTGACAGTTCAGGCTATGAGTGTCTGTACAGGGTCATGCTACTTGGTGATCATGGAGTTGGAAAGTCCAGCCTCGCTAGCATCTTTGCTGGAATCCAAGAAAAAGATGCTCACAACTGCACAGGTG aGGACATGTATGAAAGAACACTGACAGTGGATGGAGAAGAAACCACCCTCATAGTAATGGACACATGGGAAGCAGAAAAGCaa GAAGTGGATGAGAAGTGGGTGCAGGACTACTGCATGCAGGTTGGGAATGCATATGTCCTTGTTTACTCCATCACTGACCGCAGTAGCTTTGAGAGTGCATCAGAGCTGCGCATCCAACTGCGATGCATCCGTCAGGCTGAGAATATTCCCATCATTCTTGTGGGCAACAAGAGTGACCTGGTGCGCTGTCGAGAGGTAGCAGTGGAAG AGGGTCGGGCATGTGCTGTTGTTTTTGACTGCAAATTCATTGAGACATCAGCATCATTGAACCACAATGTGCAAGAGCTGTTTGAAGGAATCGTGAGACAGATCCGTCTGCGGCGGGATAGCAAAGAGACCAATGCACACCGGCTCTCCGTTTATAAGCGCAAGGAGAGCATCACCACAAAGGCCAGACGCTTCCTTGACAGACTGGTagcaaagaacaacaaaaagatGGCCTTGAAAGTGCGCTCCAAATCTTGCCATGACCTGGCAGTGTTGTAA